One window of Papaver somniferum cultivar HN1 chromosome 9, ASM357369v1, whole genome shotgun sequence genomic DNA carries:
- the LOC113308234 gene encoding casparian strip membrane protein 3-like, with the protein MGTSDQILPLFTHHFQFRATFQDLPALTFFVAANVIACRYLLQSLPFFLISIICPSIVGARLLLLIADTVMLALTLTGVVSAAIIVYLAHVGNRRANWIEICQQFNEFCQQTSGAVVASFASVLIFIILVIMSALALRHH; encoded by the exons ATGGGAACTTCTGATCAAATTCTTCCCTTATTTACGCATCACTTCCAATTCAGGGCTACTTTCCAAGATCTCCCCGCCCTCAC gtTTTTTGTTGCGGCCAATGTGATAGCTTGTAGATATCTTCTCCAATCTCTTCCATTCTTCCTTATTAGCATTATTTGCCCCAGTATTGTAGGAGCAAGGCTACTTCTCCTAATCGCAGACACA GTGATGCTCGCTTTGACATTGACTGGTGTTGTTTCAGCTGCTATTATTGTATACTTGGCTCATGTAGGAAATAGAAGGGCAAACTGGATCGAAATATGCCAACAGTTCAATGAGTTCTGCCAACAAACCAGTGGTGCAGTGGTAGCTTCATTTGCAAGTGTTCTCATCTTTATCATTTTGGTTATCATGTCAGCTTTGGCTCTCCGACACCATTGA